A DNA window from Haliovirga abyssi contains the following coding sequences:
- a CDS encoding vWA domain-containing protein, translating into MKKIILGILLFLSSVFSVNLLAVDTDITVKVDMSVLWGNDLPEKVYLFAYNADYSDVNGLTNQSGMPMKGYDKNLKGTVTEQNTAGALELTDVDGDGFYKGTMHYSGNGDTFHTRLYIRGDDPNNSLNTPKYEEYTGPNDNLKKITDTQDFRTVIIKNDGKVLIGTVTNQVELVDGNWETAWENKYIKKIYISEQNITVYKTFDKTIKIYASYNNADDTLRRNVAKYLNWSSSNENIATVSKGKVLGVGAGNAIIKLSRNVINKNINVTVKNIPEGDRRQVIVGKPDFEIVNGDYKIDGVNDYGGNVPYGVNIDENNYLQHFYNIDFWGTAKPFVKSNNFWEYNGGNSRSSILIFKQIDNNSDIETVKFYKKDDISKTLDMKIPVQIKGFEAVEKINSVSFKWNEDNNIRIKYLSTYKEQRIIFRISKIDTDVNKVEFMKGNPLKKIIDGGNLEDFIDNKINYVDFSFDYRTSNSIEINKIKGSYKLGEFELLGFPVGQYRIQLYTLKANDKYLVYTFDAETYFNMPSSNLSGNIRDNKFYINNINSDAFNTINVGFITKTKNDIKITKDDIYYKNNNEIAEENLDKNEKKIINSGNIFVAEDKRYKNIKKPLDVILCLDTSKSMEDKLEKVKQAWEYFEEDLRKNSEYDVKYKLYTFGTKGKDDVWTPSNDWEDNLDLSKINVGSSNLSKEPSDKAIDKAIIYMEKNARSLSSNLEVLDKPTGTIPSNRVIIFITDSNATGEKNSSDLAVRLRMNDIQLIGIGGVKKDKLMLKDDLDQEGEYPNNMSVENEQHYAHLKLIMGEQFKFYQIKNDLNILKLELHNTLNLFNFVKLWNLRYDSPYSVPDGSKRRVLFDIKVNNKYINYEGKDANREYVANLIGSTNREIDQWMISKAKKDITNGNYKIFDKFMDKNYYKKIKAINLKNGFNSLFETEYSYDDISNFELNDNNYGVKWEYKKNTPLTTQTAVMVAKVSSIGNSELDKIEDDLSTTKIATMSSTNKLELSTPTENSDKVTIGWQGDVPNPDEIYNNQKLVFRLEKATNTSNVITNYKWNVYKKENPLNIVDPTIIGGGGQDPQNKADNMIKNFYSETSNYVDFVFEKDGLKSFSAGGAIISFTPGSNLELIGLNLGDYLISVYTVKTGSDGNYKVITYGNTEKFHSDIPDIAQHPMTKNGLFRIDNIDISRFSKIKVNYSTMMPFSIKAPELSNLFVSTNTGITINLQEEHPTATKAIVVTQGALSISSLKVFKYPLDIVLCIDNSGSMQEEIDSVKDGLKGFVNTLTDNGFDVKFNLITFGPRQNTDSTTGIWHKKIEEFEDRYYLGVYKKDGWFGSLDGWNGLINAFENLNATSGFNYGQENSLWAIYYAIKKLKKNGRSIDANGNILNDNSGVIKSKKWIMFLTDENADLDDLPNDYKKKNVVSKLSKEISDNSIALTGIYHVDKKGLTNEIYWNGGVIPSKYSKLDIRKYKKYYRWFYYIHDDLGNRGMTPSDVGDLYYYKFKLSLGDGFHMYEMGNGRKDINGKTLVDKALVAATKDIGIVQRWSVTYDTPFSDKDGTVRKVDFKLINLKNEKDNKEILTPDDINTVSNRQYTAPKQPITLEILTPKNKKGFLTDGKGNVLIKFKANTTKASGTILDNKIDKFVVNINLQTNAMSEGENIYSKIIKDNIELKVEDGKKWYYFTLRVPVKTLMDKITVDKKLFKVSIVAQDTALNQMEKKVTGIKLDNQPPVVNDIIISNKDLKSNLVQSIKEIENKTSDSDDKWRKYFNIKSSKVKIRIVAEDRSQTGTGSGIKYFAVGLDKNIKRDIDWENKKDGNGSSITRVDWNNIYSGITGKITTFGAIRNICNDNSNFYEDGEHKLKFVLTDSVYNTTPIPDAEVEYVYDTKEPVINGIDTIWQEKGSSYKKVKTTTNGGIKYFLSSDKIKILLDATDKGSGIAQIKLKFIKDANEINTNWKTYKPTEGGYIDLPSGVTEGEYSIEAQVRDRASNESAWIEIIKNIIYDKTPPVINQINVKNINIYNLWNTDTGDTTIATNKSTFTSNTTNIVKIYGKTGNDIKITADVVEANLSQDNTLAKLGTTSKEWSSKTGGTDNNYTITWGNDTISSNNLKLVSGETKLIVTVEDLAGNKTSVEIPIVIDDTPPSNFTINTLNGVVYSTTAQAIRTKTPGFTINASADDESGVEGFVFWGNYDGSKSDLPRLDSAHIVNDDFKIYNISLTKNDNTYTGDLSEVYSPSDGYYQSKKVENTTENAFVAIDKAGNISYFNKKAELYVDTKPPSITSFSAIKVVDKNGFNPIINPKYVKAGDEIKLTADVAEYAVQTKTVDYLGLLNNTTMNTVYTGTISTTPSTIQIGDNNSTDTTHIKVTDSGVHTSQVVVITFTVTDMAGNSTTVTKHINLDNTSPTISGAIQAIPEEAVNGWPGDASDVIKSETDPAYTTNSSAYMGVLRNGATWSPDTTGFIGKANSTNPIGGVFVTTTSSISAFDNTYNAFEVSGLVDNQNNGNDVYVWAVDKAGNISASYIYDTIVVDTIVGSENPILIGSATIEPSSSTNNSYTYKMPIDLSVITEQAGVYKISGITLKGTTTDGITTSVAISINGGLEVSTTPSSTPVADSIIPEKFATFTLANNSRLFGQTVTFSIDVYDNLGNKATYTRKYLISKIIQTDIKAKSKNEKREINVNVETTGGSQITGREEAGGN; encoded by the coding sequence ATGAAAAAAATAATATTGGGGATTTTGCTATTTTTATCATCGGTTTTTTCAGTAAATTTGTTAGCAGTAGATACAGATATTACAGTTAAAGTTGATATGAGTGTTTTGTGGGGGAATGATTTGCCAGAAAAGGTATATTTATTTGCATATAATGCAGATTATAGTGATGTAAATGGATTAACTAATCAAAGTGGAATGCCAATGAAAGGGTATGATAAAAATTTGAAAGGTACTGTTACAGAGCAAAATACTGCAGGAGCATTAGAGCTTACCGATGTAGATGGCGATGGATTTTATAAAGGAACTATGCATTATAGCGGAAATGGTGATACTTTTCATACGAGATTATATATAAGAGGGGATGATCCAAATAATTCATTAAATACTCCAAAATATGAGGAATATACAGGTCCAAATGATAATCTAAAAAAGATAACAGATACTCAAGACTTTAGAACAGTAATAATAAAAAATGATGGTAAAGTTTTAATTGGAACTGTTACAAATCAGGTAGAACTTGTTGATGGAAATTGGGAAACAGCTTGGGAAAATAAATATATAAAAAAAATATATATTTCTGAACAAAATATCACTGTTTATAAAACCTTTGATAAAACAATAAAAATATACGCTAGCTACAATAATGCGGATGATACTTTGAGAAGGAATGTTGCTAAATATTTAAACTGGAGTTCATCTAATGAAAATATAGCTACAGTATCAAAAGGGAAAGTATTAGGAGTAGGAGCAGGAAATGCAATAATAAAATTATCAAGAAATGTAATAAATAAAAATATAAATGTTACAGTTAAAAATATTCCAGAAGGAGATAGAAGACAAGTTATTGTAGGAAAACCAGATTTTGAAATAGTTAATGGAGATTATAAAATAGACGGAGTAAATGATTATGGAGGGAATGTTCCATACGGAGTTAATATAGATGAAAATAATTATTTGCAACATTTTTATAATATAGATTTTTGGGGAACAGCTAAACCATTTGTCAAAAGTAATAATTTTTGGGAATATAATGGTGGGAATTCAAGAAGTAGTATATTAATTTTTAAACAAATAGATAATAATTCGGATATAGAAACAGTAAAATTTTATAAAAAAGATGATATATCTAAAACTTTAGATATGAAAATTCCAGTACAAATAAAAGGATTTGAAGCTGTAGAAAAAATAAATAGTGTTTCATTTAAATGGAATGAGGATAACAATATTAGAATAAAGTATTTATCTACTTATAAAGAACAAAGAATTATCTTTAGAATAAGTAAAATAGATACAGATGTAAATAAAGTAGAATTTATGAAAGGGAATCCTTTGAAAAAAATTATCGATGGAGGAAATTTAGAAGATTTTATTGACAATAAAATTAATTATGTTGATTTTTCTTTTGATTATAGAACTTCTAATAGTATAGAAATAAATAAAATTAAAGGTAGTTATAAATTAGGAGAATTTGAACTTTTAGGATTTCCTGTAGGACAATATAGGATACAATTATACACTTTAAAAGCTAATGATAAATATTTAGTATATACATTTGATGCAGAAACTTATTTTAATATGCCAAGTAGTAATTTAAGTGGAAATATAAGAGATAATAAATTTTATATAAATAATATAAATTCAGATGCTTTTAATACAATTAATGTTGGCTTCATAACGAAAACAAAAAATGATATAAAGATAACAAAAGATGATATTTATTACAAGAATAATAATGAAATTGCAGAAGAAAATTTAGATAAAAATGAAAAAAAGATTATTAATTCTGGTAATATTTTTGTAGCAGAAGACAAAAGATATAAAAATATAAAAAAACCTTTGGATGTAATATTGTGTTTAGATACTTCAAAATCAATGGAAGATAAGTTAGAAAAAGTAAAACAAGCTTGGGAATATTTTGAAGAGGATTTAAGAAAGAATAGTGAGTATGATGTTAAATATAAGTTATATACTTTTGGAACTAAAGGAAAAGATGATGTTTGGACACCAAGCAATGACTGGGAAGATAATTTGGATTTATCTAAAATTAATGTTGGTAGTTCTAATCTTTCAAAAGAACCATCGGATAAAGCTATTGACAAAGCAATTATATATATGGAGAAAAATGCAAGAAGTTTAAGTAGTAATTTGGAAGTTTTAGATAAACCAACAGGGACAATTCCATCAAATAGAGTTATTATATTTATTACAGATTCAAACGCTACAGGAGAGAAAAATTCAAGCGATTTAGCTGTTAGGTTAAGAATGAATGATATACAATTAATTGGTATTGGTGGAGTGAAAAAAGATAAATTAATGTTAAAAGATGATTTGGATCAAGAAGGAGAATATCCTAATAATATGTCAGTGGAGAATGAACAGCATTATGCTCATTTAAAATTAATAATGGGAGAACAATTTAAATTTTATCAAATAAAAAATGATTTAAATATTTTAAAATTAGAGCTACATAACACTCTAAATTTATTTAATTTTGTAAAATTATGGAATTTAAGATATGATTCTCCGTATTCTGTTCCAGATGGGAGTAAAAGAAGAGTTTTATTTGATATAAAAGTTAATAATAAATATATAAATTATGAAGGAAAAGATGCAAATAGAGAGTATGTTGCTAATTTAATTGGGAGTACAAACAGAGAAATAGATCAGTGGATGATTTCAAAAGCAAAAAAAGATATTACTAATGGTAATTATAAAATTTTTGATAAATTTATGGATAAAAATTACTATAAGAAAATTAAAGCTATAAATTTAAAAAATGGGTTTAATTCATTATTTGAAACTGAGTATAGTTATGATGATATATCAAATTTTGAATTGAATGATAATAATTATGGAGTTAAATGGGAATATAAGAAGAATACACCATTAACAACACAAACTGCTGTAATGGTAGCTAAAGTAAGTAGTATAGGTAATTCTGAATTGGATAAAATAGAAGATGATTTAAGTACAACTAAAATTGCAACTATGAGTTCTACTAATAAATTAGAGTTATCAACACCAACAGAAAATAGTGATAAAGTGACAATTGGATGGCAAGGAGATGTACCAAATCCAGATGAAATTTACAATAATCAAAAGCTAGTATTTAGATTAGAAAAAGCTACAAATACCTCTAATGTTATAACTAATTATAAGTGGAATGTATATAAAAAAGAAAACCCATTAAATATAGTTGATCCAACTATCATTGGTGGTGGAGGGCAAGATCCACAGAATAAAGCAGATAATATGATAAAGAATTTTTATAGTGAAACTTCAAATTATGTAGATTTTGTTTTTGAAAAAGATGGATTAAAATCTTTTTCTGCTGGAGGAGCTATTATTAGTTTTACTCCAGGAAGTAATTTAGAGTTAATTGGGTTAAATTTAGGGGATTATTTAATATCTGTATATACAGTAAAGACTGGTTCAGATGGAAATTATAAAGTTATAACTTATGGGAATACAGAAAAATTCCATTCTGATATTCCTGATATAGCACAACATCCTATGACAAAAAATGGATTATTTAGAATAGATAACATAGATATAAGTAGATTTTCAAAGATAAAAGTTAATTATTCAACAATGATGCCATTTTCAATAAAGGCTCCTGAATTAAGTAATTTATTTGTATCTACAAACACAGGAATAACTATTAACTTACAAGAAGAACATCCAACAGCAACAAAAGCTATAGTAGTTACTCAAGGAGCTTTATCGATATCATCATTAAAAGTTTTTAAATATCCATTAGATATAGTTCTGTGTATAGATAATTCAGGTTCTATGCAGGAGGAAATTGATTCTGTAAAAGATGGGTTAAAAGGATTTGTAAATACTTTAACAGATAATGGATTTGATGTTAAATTTAATTTAATAACTTTTGGGCCTAGACAAAATACCGATAGTACAACAGGAATATGGCATAAAAAAATAGAAGAATTTGAAGATCGTTATTATTTAGGGGTTTATAAAAAAGATGGTTGGTTTGGATCTTTAGATGGATGGAATGGATTGATAAATGCATTTGAGAATTTGAACGCAACATCAGGATTTAACTATGGACAAGAAAATAGTCTATGGGCAATATACTATGCTATTAAAAAATTAAAAAAAAATGGTAGAAGTATAGACGCTAATGGGAATATTTTAAATGACAATAGTGGAGTAATAAAATCAAAAAAATGGATAATGTTTTTAACTGATGAAAATGCAGATTTAGATGATTTACCTAACGATTATAAAAAAAAGAATGTTGTAAGTAAATTATCTAAAGAGATATCGGATAATAGTATAGCTTTAACAGGTATATATCATGTTGATAAAAAAGGGCTAACTAATGAAATATATTGGAATGGTGGAGTTATACCTAGTAAATATTCAAAATTAGATATACGAAAATATAAAAAATATTATAGGTGGTTTTATTATATACATGACGATTTGGGAAATCGAGGAATGACTCCTTCAGATGTAGGGGATTTATATTACTATAAATTCAAATTGTCTTTAGGTGATGGATTTCATATGTATGAGATGGGAAATGGGCGAAAAGATATAAATGGAAAAACTTTAGTAGATAAGGCATTGGTAGCTGCGACAAAAGATATAGGAATTGTACAAAGATGGTCAGTTACATATGATACTCCTTTTTCAGATAAAGATGGGACAGTAAGAAAAGTTGATTTTAAACTAATAAATTTAAAAAATGAAAAAGATAATAAAGAAATATTAACGCCAGATGATATAAATACAGTTTCGAATAGACAATATACTGCTCCAAAACAACCTATAACATTGGAAATATTAACTCCAAAAAATAAAAAAGGATTTTTAACAGACGGAAAAGGGAATGTATTAATAAAATTTAAGGCAAATACCACTAAAGCTTCAGGAACTATATTAGATAATAAAATAGATAAATTTGTAGTAAATATAAATTTACAAACTAATGCTATGTCAGAAGGAGAAAATATATATTCTAAAATTATAAAAGATAATATAGAGTTAAAAGTAGAAGATGGGAAAAAGTGGTACTATTTCACATTAAGGGTTCCTGTAAAAACTCTTATGGATAAAATAACAGTAGATAAAAAATTATTTAAAGTAAGCATTGTAGCTCAAGATACAGCTTTAAACCAAATGGAGAAAAAAGTTACAGGTATAAAATTAGATAATCAACCTCCAGTGGTAAATGATATAATAATATCCAATAAAGATTTGAAAAGTAATTTAGTACAAAGTATAAAGGAAATAGAAAATAAAACAAGTGATTCTGATGATAAATGGAGAAAATATTTTAATATTAAATCGAGCAAAGTTAAAATAAGAATAGTTGCAGAAGATAGAAGTCAAACAGGAACAGGTTCTGGAATAAAATATTTTGCTGTTGGTTTAGATAAAAATATAAAAAGAGATATTGACTGGGAAAATAAAAAAGATGGGAATGGCTCTTCTATAACAAGAGTTGATTGGAATAATATTTATTCAGGGATTACAGGAAAAATAACTACTTTTGGAGCTATAAGAAATATATGTAATGATAATAGCAATTTTTATGAAGATGGAGAGCATAAATTAAAGTTTGTATTAACTGATAGTGTTTATAATACAACACCTATTCCAGATGCAGAGGTTGAATATGTATATGATACTAAAGAACCAGTTATAAATGGGATAGATACAATATGGCAAGAAAAGGGAAGTAGTTATAAAAAAGTAAAAACGACAACAAATGGAGGAATTAAATATTTTTTATCTTCTGACAAGATAAAAATATTATTAGATGCAACAGACAAAGGAAGTGGAATAGCACAAATAAAACTAAAATTTATAAAAGATGCTAATGAGATAAATACTAATTGGAAAACATATAAGCCAACAGAAGGAGGGTATATAGATTTACCAAGTGGAGTAACAGAAGGAGAATATTCTATAGAAGCTCAAGTGAGAGATAGGGCATCTAATGAAAGTGCATGGATAGAAATAATTAAGAATATAATATATGATAAAACTCCACCAGTAATAAATCAGATAAATGTAAAAAATATAAATATATATAATTTATGGAATACAGATACAGGAGATACAACTATAGCTACAAATAAATCTACCTTTACTTCAAATACAACTAATATAGTTAAAATATATGGAAAAACAGGAAATGATATTAAAATAACAGCAGATGTTGTAGAAGCAAATTTATCTCAAGATAATACTTTGGCTAAACTCGGGACTACTTCAAAAGAATGGAGTTCAAAAACAGGCGGAACGGATAATAATTATACAATTACATGGGGTAATGATACTATAAGTTCTAATAATTTAAAATTAGTATCAGGAGAAACAAAGTTAATAGTAACAGTAGAAGATTTAGCAGGAAATAAAACAAGCGTAGAAATACCAATAGTGATAGATGATACACCGCCAAGTAATTTTACGATTAATACTTTAAATGGAGTTGTATATTCAACTACAGCACAGGCAATACGGACAAAGACTCCTGGATTTACTATAAATGCTAGTGCAGATGATGAATCTGGAGTTGAAGGATTTGTATTTTGGGGAAATTATGATGGAAGTAAATCAGATTTGCCAAGATTAGATTCTGCACATATAGTGAATGATGATTTTAAAATATATAATATAAGTTTAACTAAAAATGATAATACATATACAGGGGATTTATCTGAGGTTTATAGTCCAAGTGATGGATATTATCAAAGTAAAAAAGTAGAAAATACAACTGAAAATGCTTTTGTAGCAATAGATAAAGCAGGAAATATATCCTATTTTAATAAAAAAGCAGAGCTATATGTAGATACAAAACCACCAAGTATAACAAGTTTTTCAGCTATAAAAGTAGTAGATAAAAATGGATTTAATCCTATTATTAATCCTAAATATGTAAAAGCTGGAGATGAAATTAAACTTACAGCAGATGTGGCAGAATATGCTGTACAAACCAAAACAGTTGATTATCTTGGATTGTTAAATAATACAACAATGAATACAGTATATACAGGAACTATATCAACAACACCAAGTACAATACAAATTGGAGACAATAATTCTACAGATACAACACATATAAAAGTAACAGATTCAGGAGTGCATACATCTCAGGTTGTAGTAATTACATTTACAGTGACAGATATGGCTGGAAATTCAACAACTGTAACAAAGCATATTAACTTAGATAATACTTCACCAACTATATCAGGAGCTATTCAAGCTATACCAGAAGAGGCAGTAAATGGATGGCCTGGTGATGCCAGTGATGTAATAAAGAGCGAAACAGATCCTGCGTACACAACAAATAGTAGTGCATATATGGGAGTATTACGTAATGGAGCAACGTGGTCTCCTGATACTACAGGATTTATAGGAAAAGCTAATAGCACTAATCCAATAGGTGGCGTATTTGTAACTACAACGTCTTCGATAAGTGCATTTGATAACACTTATAATGCGTTTGAAGTTAGTGGATTGGTAGATAACCAAAATAACGGAAATGATGTATATGTATGGGCGGTAGATAAGGCAGGAAATATATCTGCTAGTTATATATATGATACAATAGTAGTAGATACAATAGTTGGATCAGAAAATCCAATTTTGATAGGTTCAGCTACAATTGAGCCAAGTAGTTCAACAAATAATTCATATACTTATAAAATGCCAATAGATTTATCAGTAATAACAGAACAGGCTGGAGTATATAAAATTTCAGGAATTACATTAAAGGGAACTACTACAGATGGGATTACTACTAGTGTCGCTATTTCGATAAATGGTGGGCTTGAGGTATCAACAACACCTAGTTCTACGCCGGTTGCAGATAGTATTATACCTGAAAAATTTGCAACATTTACATTAGCAAATAATTCTAGATTATTTGGACAAACAGTAACTTTTAGTATAGATGTTTATGATAATCTGGGGAATAAAGCAACATACACAAGAAAATATTTAATATCAAAAATAATACAAACTGATATAAAAGCTAAATCCAAAAATGAAAAAAGAGAAATAAACGTAAATGTAGAAACAACAGGAGGCTCTCAAATAACAGGAAGAGAAGAAGCAGGCGGAAACTAA